A region of the Pseudoliparis swirei isolate HS2019 ecotype Mariana Trench chromosome 21, NWPU_hadal_v1, whole genome shotgun sequence genome:
tcctccgtccatccctaacgaccactgcagagtcatcagagtactgctgcagatggcatgaccccttgttgtactggaagtcactggtgtacagggtgaagaggaagggagccAGAACAGTTCACcgtcactgaccaccgttccagacagcacacggcccattctgacaaactgtggtctgcctgtgaggtagtcagtgatccaggagatggtggacgctgCATACCGCCACCatagcttctcactcagcagcagcggctggatggtgttaaatgcactggagaagtcaaagaaagtgactctcacagagacatcggttccatccaggtgcgactgagctcgttgcagcaggtagatgatggcgtcgtccactcccacatgaggctggtaagcaaattgcagagggtccaacgatgatttcacctgcggccggaggtgggccaagaccagcctctccagggaGGTGAAGCAACACAGACCCTCAGCCGAATACAGCGCTTTTCTGTTTTCTGCTAAAGTTTCATGCACGACATTTGTCCACGACACACCCCGAATCCCCCCCCCGAGAATCGTGAAGTTATAATCGCGTGACGGCTTCTCGGTCTCCTGGAGATTAAATTGGAAAAAAAGCAGATTGCACCGCGTGAAGCAATAACTCAAGAACGTTCATTTTTTTGGGATTTTTGGAGTTTAACGTGCATTTTTAAAGGCTGCGTTCATGGACAACATCCTCTTTCATGGCAATAACAgtgcttttttaattaattttttattgGAAGAAGTTTGAAATGAACTCGAGTGATTTATTTGCTCTCCTAAGCCGAGGTACTCTTTACGGGCTCTGGTCCAGATGTCAGACAAGAATCAGAGGAGCGTTCTTCTCTCAAACCTCATTCAGCTGGATGGATGGTGGTctgccagcccccccccccccccaaccctatCAAATGGGATGGAATGACCCTCTATTATCCAAATTGTTGCCGTGGTAACTCTGTGTTGTTGGGTCCCGTGCTATTTCAGGAAATAGTTGTCATGAGTTACATTTATCTTACGGGTAATTTCAGTCGTTAATTACTGCCGGAAGGGTAATAATTGCATGCCAGACctgcattacacacacacaactaaggaatgtatatatatatatatataaatatatataaaaaaatctacTCTAGATTTGACAAATTAGGCCAATTTACTGGCTCTGTCAGTGCATCCATGGTCTTCGTCATGAGATGGAATGTGCAGATGTAATGATGAATAAATATCACGTCATTTAAGATGTAAAACTGCATATTTTCCGTTCCAGAACGTAATACAACCTTAAATCCCTAATGTTAATTAATTTGCAGATGATGAACAtttattcatcattatttttattattaacttgttttgtttaatttgaatCACTCCATGGAAAATTGGATGCAAGTCTATATTGATCGCGtacaaatatttttaatttgacTGAAAAACTTGCAAAATATGCAtatcaatttaaataaaaagtagGAAAAAAGTATGTATGATCATTTACACTAATGCACATAATGTATGTCACGTGTCTATCCTAAAATAATCCCCAACAGTGCATTACCTCATGAGAAAAGCATCGATAAAATACCGTTAAAACTGCCATGTGCCCGGGAAGGATGTTTGAAAATTCCACCCGCTCCTCCTGTTAAGGTTCGTTTGATTTATCCACACGTAGCGATATAGGTGGGCGGGGTAATttggaaaaaacacacattttaatgaaTAATTCTTATTTTTCTCAACCACACAACGAAATAAAgtgcaaataaaatgtaataacgtCTTTGTATGTCATCATCTGTGTATATTTGATActatattttgttatatttgaGTAATCAGGAAATGTTCCGCGCGGAGCCGTTGCTATGTAGCAAACGCCCACTTCCTGTCAACGGCATCCCTGGCGGCCTTCTGATTGGTCCGCCCGGCTCAAATTCCAACCAATGGGAACGGAGCGCAGCACATTCGTATCCGCAGCTGAAGCACTTTTTGTTTGAGCTCTCTCGCGCTGGACTTTGGACTATTTACACCAGATAAATGCAGGATTTCCTCTTTACGGAACCAAAACAAACCAACGGGAATCATTACACACGGTGAGCAGAACAAATATATGCAATTTAATCTCGATATTGTGCGGAAACATACGCATGCAAatgtcactttttttcttctttttttctccatctttaAATTTAAATCTATCTTAAACTACAAAACGACACcctttttctgtaaaaaaaaataccgACGCGCCATTTTTCCCCCTccgttttaaatgtgttgttttttaatgtgtctCGCAGATCAAAGTGCAGCCggtgcagagttgttgtgtgcgGGAGAATAAAGGAGCGCGCGCCATGCCTCTCACGAGGGGGAAGAAGCCCTCTGTCGCCGGGAGCAGGATCCCCAAACTGCATGGCACCGAGAACCAGGTaaactatacatatatatatattaatcatgCTGATGTGTGGTCACATAAGCAGCTTCCCTGCAGAGAGGCTGTAAACAAAGCAGACGTTACGTCATCTGCTCCTCCAAGCTGCATGACctttaatttatatatgtatatataatttctaAAAATGCATGCAAccgtttcatttattttttgcgtTCTGcatgcatgtttttatttttttaatacgtgtgtgttcagcttcctgtgtgtgtgtgtgtgtgttgcaggaggAAGGCCCCCAGGTGAAgcggtcctcctctcctccgcaggGGGCCCCGAAGAAGAGGACCGCGTTCATCGACATCACCAACGTAAGCTCGACCGCGTTTACGACGCACGCGTCGAGAATCGGTTGCCAGCGGCCACCTAGCAACGCTTTTCTGAGGATGCCTGGTTTGATTTCTAtaagttatataaatatatattcaacaacaacaacaaattatatatatacatatcgttTACTTTGTATTTTCCGATgcatttaaagtatttttttagtaCTTTAAAGATGCGTAGAAAGCGTCCATTGTGGGGACTCGGTTACTCCCGCGTGTCTTTCATAGATATTAAAACgtctttaaaagaaagaaaacccaAATTTAGTTTTAACCACTCAGAATGGTCTCTTTGGGATCAGCTGTGTCCCCAAAATATCTCGATACACTTCCTGTATCCAAAGTGGGcgtggtcacccccccccccccctggtggtcatgagagagaatgcatctttaacacgtgaagcatagacttctatacaaccagaggagtcgccccctggtgggcaggagagagaatgcagctttaacacgtgaagcatagacctctatacaaccagaggagttgagaggagtgtgtcacacacacatgactctgCTGtcgttctctctccatcaggcTCACAAAGTCCACATCAGCCTtccggggaagaagaagaagaagaaagaggaggaggaagcgaaGAAGCAGGTGAAGAAGACGAGCGCCGCCTCGCTGTCCGAGAAGAACCTCGCCAACCTGACAAAGTAAAGCGGccgctcttcacctcctcttcctcctctctctcgtgttctttcttttcattctttctcttcctctgcaggtCTTCGTCGGTGAGCTCGGAGGGGACGCCGGCGgctgagaggaagaaggaggaggaggaagaggaagaggaggcggctgCGCAGACGGTCGCGGCGGCTCCAGCAGACGAGCCGGTGGCCGccgcgccccctgctggcgttGAGGTGCCGGCGCACCTTCAGAAACAACAGGTGAGGGGAGGAGTCTTGTGTTGTGGGACGCttgttttctatttattatCGATTACGATGTCTGGTCTCCGGCCCTGCAGGTCCCGGTGGAGTTCGACATCGACTCTGAGAACTCGGAGGACTGTTACATGTGTCCGGAGTACGCCAAGGACATCTTTGACTACCTCAAgcggagagaggtgtgtgtgttttttttaaatgtaaaaagctCGTCTTTGTCTACATCTTCACCTCCGTTGTCGCCGCCTGCAGGAGAAGTTCATCCTCCGGAACTACATGCCGGATCAGAGCAGCCTGAACCCGGAGATGAGGGCCATCCTGATCGACTGGCTGGTGGAGGTGCAGGTGAGTCCCCCTGGTGGCCGCGTCGGGAACTCGCGCGTCACACGCGGGTCGATCACACGCCGATCTCTTTCCAGGAGAACTTTGAGCTGTACCACGAGACGCTGTACCTGGCCGTGAAGATGGCCGACCACTACCTCGCCAAGACGCCCGTCCACCGGgagctgctgcagctcgtggGCTCCACCGCGATGCTCATCGCCTCCAAGTTTGAGGTAAAGACGCACCAAATATTCTAAAGTCACCACGAATGACGCTATATTACGGTCTAAAtattagaaaaaaagaatataatttttttgtgggggggtcTATATTATTTGGACAATTTACCctacgcttttattttgaaaaacaccgCCAGGAAACATGACGATTAAGCGGCTTATTGAGCAAAGTGGACCGTGAATAATGACCGCGATGCGAGATTGAGGAAGCCGCTTTCACGCGGACGAGTACTTCATTTTGTTCTTTCtcctgacttttattttggcggcGCCCTCAGGAGCGCAGTCCGCCGTGCGTCGACGACTTCCTGTACATCTGCGACGACGCGTACAAGCGGGAGGACATCATCtccatggaggccaccatcctGCAGACGCTGTCCTTCGACATCAGCATCCCCATCCCCTACCGCTTCCTCCGGCGCTAcgccaaggtgtgtgtgtgtgtgtgtcctcacacacTCCCCTTTGAGCTggtcctgagtgtgtgtgtgtgtgtgtgtgtgtgtgtgttgtcccgcAGTGTGTGAGCTCGGGGATGGACACGCTGACCCTGGCCCGGTTCTACTGCGAGATGAGCCTGATGGAGAT
Encoded here:
- the ccnb3 gene encoding G2/mitotic-specific cyclin-B3, with amino-acid sequence MPLTRGKKPSVAGSRIPKLHGTENQEEGPQVKRSSSPPQGAPKKRTAFIDITNAHKVHISLPGKKKKKKEEEEAKKQVKKTSAASLSEKNLANLTKSSSVSSEGTPAAERKKEEEEEEEEAAAQTVAAAPADEPVAAAPPAGVEVPAHLQKQQVPVEFDIDSENSEDCYMCPEYAKDIFDYLKRREEKFILRNYMPDQSSLNPEMRAILIDWLVEVQENFELYHETLYLAVKMADHYLAKTPVHRELLQLVGSTAMLIASKFEERSPPCVDDFLYICDDAYKREDIISMEATILQTLSFDISIPIPYRFLRRYAKCVSSGMDTLTLARFYCEMSLMEMELVAARGSLLASACLLLALVTRGLGGWGPVLQYHSGYRASDLAPVARKLHEVLSAPPDDKLQAIRNKYSHKVFFEVATLPMVSGDVLEEALSQ